CAGCGCGTCATCGAGATCGTCGGCGGCGTGAACATCAAGCGGCACATCACCGCCCTGGCCCGGCCGGTCGACATCCTCGTCGCCACCCCGGGCCGGGCCGAGGACCTCATCGGGCAGGGGAAACTGTCCTTCGACTCGGTGGAGACCATCGCCCTCGACGAGGCGGACCAGATGGCGGACATGGGGTTCCTCCCGCAGGTCCGCCGGCTGCTCGACCGGACGCCGTCCGACGCCCAGCACCTGTTCTTCTCCGCCACCCTCGACGGCGACATCAAGGTGCTCATCCAGCGCTACATGAACGACCCCGTCACCCACTCCACCGGTGAGGTCGCCGCCAAGGTCGAGCGGATGGACCACTACCTCGGTGTGGTCCCCGACAAGCCGGCCCGCAACGACGTCGTCATCGAACTGGGCCTGGCCTCGACGAAGACGATCATGTTCATGCGCACCAAGCACACCGTCGACCGCCAGGTGAAGAAGCTGGTCCGCGCCGGCGTCTCCGCCGTCGGTCTGCACGGCAACAAGGGGCAGGGCGCCCGCACCCGCGCCATCGGCGAGTTCGCCGACGGCACGGCCACCGTCCTCGTCGCGACGGACATCGCCGCCCGCGGCATCGACATCAAGGGTGTGGACCTGGTGGTCCACATCGACCCGCCGGCCGAGCACAAGGCCTACGTCCACCGTGCCGGGCGCACCGCCCGGGCCGGGGAGCGTGGTACGGTCCTCACCCTCACCACCGCCGAGACGGAGAAGGACACGCTGGCGATGATGAAGAAGGCCGGGGTGTCCCCGACCGTCTGGCGGCTCGGCACCCACGGTATCGGTGACCACCTCACCGACCTCGGGCTCTCCACCCGCGGTGCCGCGCGCGGCAAGAAACCGGGGCCGAGGTAGGCCCCGATGGACATCGCCCTCAGCATCCTCGGGCTGCTCGCCTTCATCCTGCTCACCGCGGGAACAGGCGTGTTCGTCGCCGTGGAATTCGCGACGACCAGCCTGGAGCGTTCCACCATCGACGCCGACGTCGCCAAGCGTGGCGACGCCGCGTCGAAGATGGTGCAGAAGGCGCACTCGCACCTCAGCTTCATGCTCTCCGGCATGCAGCTGGGCATCACCCTGACGACCCTGGCGACCGGCTATCTCGCCGAACCGATCCTCGCGAAATACTTCACTCCGCTGCTCGAACTCGCCGGGCTCAGCGAGAGCGCCTCCGCCCCGGTCGCCCTGATCATCAGCATGGTCATCGCCACCATCCTGTCGATGGTCTTCGGTGAACTGGTGCCGAAGAACCTGGCGATCGCCAACCCGCTGCGTGCCGCCCGCCTGCTCACCGCACCGGTGTGGCACTTCAACCGAATCTTCCGGGGCTTCATCAACCTGCTCAACAAGGCAGCCAACGCCATCGTCCGGGCGTTGGGCATCGAACCCGCCGACGAACTGGCGTCCGCCCGCTCCCCGCAGGAACTCAGCGCCCTGGTGCGGCATTCGTCCGGCGCCCAGGGCTTCGACACCTCGAAGGTGCGGATCCTCGACCGGTCACTCAAATTCGGCGACGCCACGGCGGAGGACGTCATGACGCCCCGCTCGACCGTCGACACGCTCGAGACCACCGACACCGCCCTCGACCTCATCCGGCAGGCCTACGAGTCCGGGCACTCCCGGTTCCCCGTCGTCCGCGGCGACCTCGACGAGACCGTCGGTGTGGTCCACGTCAAGGACGCCCTGACCATCCCGGCGTCCGAACGGGCGACCACCACCGTCGAGTCACTGGCACGGCCGGTACCGACCGTGCCGGAGAGCCTGGAGGGCGACGCGGTGCTCAACCAGGTCCGCCGCGCCGGCACCCAGCTCGTCCTCGTCGCCGACGAGTTCGGCGGGACGGCCGGCATCGTCTCGATCGAGGACGTCGTCGAGGAGATCGTCGGCGAGGTCTGGGACGAACACGACAACCGCGACGAGGACCGCGAGGTCCGCAAGGTCGGCCGCAGCTGGGAGCTCTCCGGACTGGTCCGGGTCGACGAGCTCACCGACATCTGCGGCTACCACGTCCCCGACGGCCCCTACGAGACGCTCGGCGGACTGGTGATGGCGACCCTCGGCCGCATCCCCGCCGTCGGCGACCTCGTGGTCCTGCCGCCCGACGAGCGGACCGGTACCGAGGTCTTCTCCGACGGTCCGGTCGTCCGGTGGCGGGCCGCGGTGATCTCGATGGACAACCGGCGGGTGGACAAGGTCCACCTGGTGCCCGTCCCCGACGCCCCCGCCGGCCCGGCCGGGGAGGTGGTCCGCGGTGAATGACCTCCTCGCGGTGCTGCTGACACTGTTCCTGCTGCTCGTCAACGCCTTCTTCGTCGGCGTGGAGTTCTCCCTGATCTCCTCGCGCCGCGACCGCCTCGAGAACATGGCCGCCGCCGGAAACCGGCGGGCCGCCAAGGTCATCGAGGCGACCGAACAGCTCACCATCATGCTGGCCGGCGCCCAGTTGGGCGTGACCGTCGCCTCGCTGCTGCTCGGTAAAGTCGGTGAGCCGGCGATCGCCCACCTCATCGAGGCCCCCTTCCACGCCCTCGGCCTTCCCTCGGAACTGCTCCACCCCACCGGGTTCGTCATCGCCCTGCTGCTGGTGACGGTGCTGCACATCATCCTCGGCGAGATGGTTCCCAAGAACATCTCACTGGCCGGGCCCGAGTCGGTGGCGGTCATCCTCGTCGGCCCGCACATGGCCTTCTGCACCGTCGCCCACCCGATCATGATCTTCCTCAACTGGATCGCGAAGGTGACGCTCCACCTCCTCGGAGTCGAGCAGCGCGACGAGCTCGATTCGACGGTCTCCCCCGGTGAACTGGCGCAGATGATCTCCGAGTCCCGGTCCGAGGGGCTCATCGAACCCGACGAGGCGGCCCGGTTGTCCCGTGCCCTGAACTCGTCGAAACGGACCCTCCACGAGGTCCTCATCCCGCTGGACCGGGTCCGGACCATCCCCCGGGGCCCGGCAGGTGTCACGGTCGGTCAGAT
This is a stretch of genomic DNA from Corynebacterium nuruki S6-4. It encodes these proteins:
- a CDS encoding DEAD/DEAH box helicase; amino-acid sequence: MSLSFADMGLPEPVVRELTRQGLVHPFPIQAAAIPDGLAGRDVLGRGPTGSGKTFTFGLPVITRLVGGASKPGHPRGLVLVPTRELAQQVAGRLRPLAESVGQRVIEIVGGVNIKRHITALARPVDILVATPGRAEDLIGQGKLSFDSVETIALDEADQMADMGFLPQVRRLLDRTPSDAQHLFFSATLDGDIKVLIQRYMNDPVTHSTGEVAAKVERMDHYLGVVPDKPARNDVVIELGLASTKTIMFMRTKHTVDRQVKKLVRAGVSAVGLHGNKGQGARTRAIGEFADGTATVLVATDIAARGIDIKGVDLVVHIDPPAEHKAYVHRAGRTARAGERGTVLTLTTAETEKDTLAMMKKAGVSPTVWRLGTHGIGDHLTDLGLSTRGAARGKKPGPR
- a CDS encoding hemolysin family protein → MDIALSILGLLAFILLTAGTGVFVAVEFATTSLERSTIDADVAKRGDAASKMVQKAHSHLSFMLSGMQLGITLTTLATGYLAEPILAKYFTPLLELAGLSESASAPVALIISMVIATILSMVFGELVPKNLAIANPLRAARLLTAPVWHFNRIFRGFINLLNKAANAIVRALGIEPADELASARSPQELSALVRHSSGAQGFDTSKVRILDRSLKFGDATAEDVMTPRSTVDTLETTDTALDLIRQAYESGHSRFPVVRGDLDETVGVVHVKDALTIPASERATTTVESLARPVPTVPESLEGDAVLNQVRRAGTQLVLVADEFGGTAGIVSIEDVVEEIVGEVWDEHDNRDEDREVRKVGRSWELSGLVRVDELTDICGYHVPDGPYETLGGLVMATLGRIPAVGDLVVLPPDERTGTEVFSDGPVVRWRAAVISMDNRRVDKVHLVPVPDAPAGPAGEVVRGE
- a CDS encoding hemolysin family protein; this encodes MNDLLAVLLTLFLLLVNAFFVGVEFSLISSRRDRLENMAAAGNRRAAKVIEATEQLTIMLAGAQLGVTVASLLLGKVGEPAIAHLIEAPFHALGLPSELLHPTGFVIALLLVTVLHIILGEMVPKNISLAGPESVAVILVGPHMAFCTVAHPIMIFLNWIAKVTLHLLGVEQRDELDSTVSPGELAQMISESRSEGLIEPDEAARLSRALNSSKRTLHEVLIPLDRVRTIPRGPAGVTVGQIEDAVAETGFSRFPVTDATGNYLGYVHVKDVLDNVLDPATGPDLVIDEHDVRDLVSVEGGANFDVAMRQLRQTNSHMAQVIENGRVVGVVTLEDIIEELVGTVRDWTHDD